From the Ferrigenium kumadai genome, one window contains:
- the pflA gene encoding pyruvate formate-lyase-activating protein — MQEQQDDPRGFVLSHESAGALDGPGLRHVIFLSGCQMRCHYCHNPESWRAGHGAWVKASEVLAKVAGLSSFYRNGGGLTLSGGEPLLQPEFCHALARGAKAMGLHVALDTNGELHEGLPDSFFDPIDLFLLDIKHSDPAAHKELTGRDLAPVLDCARRASELGKVIWVRHVIVPGITDSGDHFECLAGLLQDIPALTRVDLLPFHAMGSFKWASVGMEDPLAGVEAPSEDTMETGRAILRRALPSALVV, encoded by the coding sequence ATGCAAGAACAGCAGGACGACCCGCGCGGCTTCGTGCTCTCGCATGAGAGCGCCGGGGCGCTGGACGGCCCCGGACTGCGCCACGTCATCTTCCTCTCCGGCTGCCAGATGCGCTGCCACTACTGCCACAACCCCGAGTCGTGGCGGGCCGGGCACGGGGCTTGGGTGAAGGCGAGCGAGGTGCTAGCCAAGGTCGCTGGCCTTTCGAGTTTCTACCGCAACGGCGGCGGCCTCACCCTCTCCGGCGGCGAGCCCTTGCTGCAACCCGAGTTCTGCCATGCGCTGGCGCGCGGCGCCAAAGCCATGGGCCTGCATGTCGCACTGGACACCAACGGCGAGCTGCACGAGGGCCTTCCCGATTCGTTCTTCGATCCCATCGACCTGTTCCTGCTGGACATCAAGCACTCGGACCCGGCGGCGCACAAGGAGCTCACCGGCCGCGACCTCGCGCCGGTTCTCGACTGCGCCCGCCGCGCATCCGAGTTGGGCAAGGTGATCTGGGTGCGGCATGTCATCGTCCCCGGCATAACCGATTCCGGGGACCACTTCGAGTGCCTCGCGGGACTGCTGCAGGATATCCCGGCGCTTACGCGTGTGGACCTGCTGCCGTTCCATGCCATGGGCTCCTTCAAATGGGCATCTGTAGGCATGGAAGATCCCTTGGCGGGAGTCGAGGCTCCAAGCGAGGATACGATGGAGACCGGCCGCGCTATCCTGCGCCGAGCGCTTCCTTCGGCTCTCGTCGTGTGA
- a CDS encoding type II secretion system F family protein, giving the protein MTTTQTIYLIVIFLVVTGGVLAILWQFGTRPIQKRLEGIAEEGHALTPELSTEFAPPQEAPAWVKRVVKLSGPLARIALPQEGWENSNLRIRFMNAGYRFSSAPVVFFAAKTLLALVLPALLALYFGMGATDKIKPATVLSLLVGAAALGYFAPNAWLMWRIKNRQRELFESFPDALDLMTVCVEAGLALDAALARVGEEMRLKSITLAEELHLVSLEMRAGSSRERALRNLALRTGLAEIDSLVALLVQSDRFGTSVADSLRVHSEGLRTKRRLRAEEAAAKIAVKLLFPLIFCIFPALMLVLIGPSFLTMTRVLFPALTGTTMP; this is encoded by the coding sequence ATGACTACTACACAGACCATCTATCTGATCGTTATTTTCCTGGTGGTGACAGGAGGGGTCTTGGCCATCCTGTGGCAATTCGGCACCCGCCCGATACAGAAACGGCTGGAGGGCATCGCGGAGGAGGGGCACGCATTGACGCCCGAGTTGTCGACCGAGTTTGCGCCGCCGCAAGAGGCGCCGGCCTGGGTCAAGCGGGTCGTCAAGCTGAGCGGCCCGCTCGCCAGGATCGCCTTGCCGCAGGAGGGGTGGGAGAACTCCAATCTGCGCATTCGTTTCATGAATGCAGGCTATCGTTTCTCCTCGGCGCCGGTAGTGTTTTTCGCCGCAAAGACCCTGCTGGCGTTGGTTTTGCCGGCGCTACTGGCCCTTTATTTCGGCATGGGCGCGACAGACAAGATCAAGCCGGCGACAGTGCTTTCCTTGCTGGTCGGTGCTGCGGCACTGGGTTACTTCGCGCCGAATGCATGGTTGATGTGGCGCATCAAGAATCGGCAGCGGGAACTGTTCGAGAGTTTTCCCGATGCCCTGGACCTGATGACGGTATGTGTGGAAGCAGGGTTGGCATTGGATGCCGCACTTGCCAGAGTGGGCGAGGAGATGCGGCTGAAAAGCATAACCCTGGCGGAGGAGTTGCATCTGGTCAGCCTGGAAATGCGCGCCGGCAGTAGCCGGGAACGGGCATTGCGCAATCTGGCATTGCGCACGGGGCTGGCAGAAATAGACTCGCTGGTGGCTTTGCTGGTGCAGTCCGATCGTTTCGGCACCAGCGTGGCGGACTCCTTACGTGTCCATTCCGAAGGTCTGCGCACCAAGCGCAGGCTGCGGGCGGAAGAGGCGGCCGCAAAGATCGCGGTCAAGCTTTTGTTCCCACTGATCTTCTGTATTTTTCCGGCATTGATGCTGGTGCTTATCGGGCCGTCGTTCCTGACCATGACCCGGGTGCTGTTCCCTGCGTTGACAGGGACGACGATGCCGTAG
- a CDS encoding ATPase, translating into MFSTIGELLVRESVISMAQLNEALSHQKQHGGRLGDSLVALGYISPVELKQFFNTVPPVPLKINQTGLSTTLLTDLLLKTAYFDGGTFSLGPMSKNMCLPMGVVDELTELARNDSLVAIKSAAGYNRATHVFELTSQGRKRANEALEQSQYAGAAPVPIKFYSIMTAHQTVRQIEIDEAWIRQALSHLVVDDDLLHRLGPAFNSGRSIFMYGPPGTGKSSISESLARALTSTVYIPYAVEVGGQVIRLFDPAIHIPADEPAEESSLLDLEAGHKHDPRWRLCRRPVAMVGGELTLESLDLDFDPVNKFYEAPIHMKAANGFFILDDFGRQQVPPRQLLNRWIVPLERGTDFLSLHTGKKFEIPFDQVTVFCTNLKPSELVDEAFLRRIRHKVRINYQTEEQFYEILKRVCNQQGITYTDAAARYLVDTYYRKVKRAMVGSHPRDLVEQIIDRARFMKVHPELTPETIDAASANYFVDMDA; encoded by the coding sequence ATGTTTTCTACCATCGGTGAACTGCTGGTTCGCGAAAGCGTCATCTCCATGGCGCAACTCAATGAAGCGCTCTCCCACCAGAAGCAGCACGGCGGACGCCTGGGCGATTCGCTGGTGGCATTGGGATACATCTCCCCTGTCGAACTGAAGCAGTTCTTCAATACGGTCCCGCCTGTTCCGCTCAAAATCAATCAGACCGGCTTGAGCACGACACTGTTGACAGACCTGTTGCTGAAGACCGCCTATTTCGATGGGGGCACCTTTTCCCTGGGGCCCATGAGCAAGAATATGTGCCTGCCCATGGGCGTTGTGGACGAGCTGACGGAGTTGGCACGAAACGATAGCCTTGTCGCCATCAAAAGCGCCGCCGGATACAACCGTGCGACGCATGTCTTCGAATTGACCAGCCAGGGGCGGAAGCGCGCGAACGAAGCACTGGAACAGTCTCAATATGCCGGGGCTGCGCCCGTCCCGATCAAGTTCTACAGCATCATGACCGCGCACCAGACCGTGCGCCAGATCGAGATAGACGAGGCCTGGATACGGCAAGCGCTCAGCCATCTGGTGGTGGATGACGATCTCCTCCACCGGCTCGGCCCCGCCTTTAACTCCGGCCGTTCGATATTCATGTACGGCCCTCCCGGAACCGGGAAATCCAGCATTTCGGAGAGCCTGGCCCGGGCGCTGACCAGCACCGTCTACATACCCTATGCGGTCGAGGTCGGCGGCCAGGTCATCCGCCTGTTCGATCCGGCGATACACATTCCCGCCGATGAACCGGCGGAAGAAAGTTCTCTGCTGGACCTGGAAGCAGGTCACAAGCACGACCCGCGCTGGCGACTGTGCCGTCGTCCGGTAGCCATGGTGGGCGGAGAGTTGACGCTGGAATCGCTGGACCTGGACTTCGACCCGGTAAACAAATTTTACGAAGCCCCCATCCACATGAAAGCCGCGAATGGTTTTTTTATCCTGGACGACTTCGGCCGGCAACAGGTACCGCCACGCCAATTGCTGAACCGCTGGATCGTTCCGCTGGAGCGCGGCACCGACTTCCTATCACTGCACACCGGCAAAAAATTCGAGATCCCCTTCGACCAGGTCACGGTCTTCTGCACCAACCTGAAACCGAGTGAACTGGTGGACGAGGCATTCCTGCGCCGTATCCGGCACAAGGTGCGAATCAACTACCAGACCGAAGAACAGTTCTATGAGATCCTCAAGCGCGTTTGCAACCAACAGGGAATAACCTACACCGACGCTGCCGCACGCTACCTGGTGGATACCTATTACCGGAAAGTCAAACGCGCGATGGTGGGTAGTCATCCCCGCGATCTGGTGGAACAGATCATAGACCGTGCCAGGTTCATGAAAGTGCACCCGGAATTGACGCCTGAGACCATCGATGCCGCTTCCGCAAATTACTTTGTCGACATGGATGCGTAA
- a CDS encoding LytR C-terminal domain-containing protein encodes MKTCHMILSAASVIPLLSSCASHQQTSDNKAWSVKPIYSVRHSTETPESYYQLGRYYQGQSRYEQALAAYQKALAIDGNFAEARNGMGVVYAMQGRQQEAIEQFRLAVKNAPNASHIQNNLGYALYLSKSYAEAVSVLDRAVALNPANHSAHTNLALALDKAGDREKAVQVMAEVAKPQMAENVPPKAEEVRQAPTAPAPVQAVAATKPSPASQQALALPKDWGVIKQAEPSAEPRQQASAQAKEPKMVVAQAAPKTAPQVESRIQVAQAKSDAYELRKQTEVHVQAVPAAKPLQQASVPPKEQGTAAAQAALKLVPAAELHARTTLQAPRAAEPLAQATVPAAKSLQLASVKSNEQTKVVTQAAQKPVPATELHVRTTLQASSVAEQRVAAQAAKPYRIEVTNGNGVTGMARKVAGFLHKEGDPNARLTNQKPFQVTSSQVQYRTGYREQAQSLASALPGKPGIAQSSNLRGDISVRVLLGKDQAGNVAYYDKNQEKVRLVRNGSDF; translated from the coding sequence ATGAAAACCTGTCATATGATTTTGTCGGCGGCTTCCGTCATTCCCTTGCTGAGCAGTTGCGCGTCTCATCAACAGACCTCCGACAACAAGGCATGGAGCGTCAAGCCAATTTACAGCGTCAGGCATTCCACAGAGACGCCTGAAAGCTATTACCAGTTGGGGCGTTATTACCAGGGGCAGAGTCGCTATGAGCAGGCGCTGGCCGCCTACCAGAAGGCACTTGCCATCGACGGGAATTTTGCCGAGGCCCGCAACGGCATGGGGGTGGTCTATGCCATGCAGGGCCGGCAGCAGGAGGCGATCGAGCAGTTCAGGCTGGCAGTGAAGAATGCGCCGAATGCATCCCATATCCAGAACAATCTGGGCTATGCCCTGTATCTGAGCAAGTCTTACGCCGAGGCGGTAAGCGTGCTGGATCGGGCGGTCGCCCTGAATCCTGCCAACCACTCGGCGCATACCAACTTGGCGCTGGCGCTGGACAAGGCGGGCGACAGGGAGAAAGCCGTGCAGGTCATGGCCGAGGTAGCCAAGCCGCAAATGGCCGAGAATGTGCCGCCGAAGGCTGAAGAAGTGCGGCAGGCACCAACAGCCCCGGCTCCTGTACAGGCCGTGGCGGCGACAAAGCCTTCCCCAGCATCGCAGCAGGCACTGGCCTTGCCCAAGGACTGGGGCGTGATTAAACAGGCAGAACCTTCTGCCGAACCACGCCAGCAGGCATCCGCGCAGGCGAAGGAGCCGAAGATGGTTGTGGCACAGGCTGCACCCAAGACGGCCCCCCAAGTAGAAAGCCGCATCCAGGTCGCACAGGCAAAATCCGATGCATATGAACTGCGCAAGCAGACGGAAGTGCATGTGCAGGCAGTGCCCGCTGCCAAGCCGCTTCAGCAGGCATCGGTGCCGCCAAAGGAGCAGGGCACGGCGGCAGCTCAGGCCGCATTGAAACTGGTTCCTGCGGCTGAACTTCATGCCAGGACTACACTGCAGGCACCCAGAGCGGCTGAGCCTCTGGCACAGGCGACAGTCCCGGCCGCCAAGTCACTTCAACTGGCATCGGTGAAGTCCAACGAGCAGACCAAGGTTGTAACTCAAGCTGCTCAGAAGCCGGTGCCGGCGACGGAACTTCATGTCCGGACTACTCTGCAGGCATCCAGCGTGGCTGAGCAGCGGGTAGCAGCTCAGGCTGCGAAGCCCTACAGGATCGAAGTTACAAATGGCAACGGCGTGACGGGCATGGCAAGAAAAGTTGCGGGCTTCCTCCATAAGGAAGGAGATCCAAACGCCCGCCTGACCAATCAGAAACCTTTCCAGGTGACCTCGTCACAGGTGCAATATCGCACTGGCTACCGGGAGCAGGCGCAGTCGCTGGCTTCGGCCTTGCCCGGGAAACCCGGCATTGCCCAATCCAGTAACCTGCGCGGGGATATCAGCGTCAGAGTCCTGCTGGGCAAGGACCAGGCCGGCAACGTGGCGTATTACGATAAAAATCAGGAGAAAGTTCGCCTCGTACGCAACGGGTCGGATTTCTGA
- a CDS encoding CpaF family protein, whose product MSLRDRLENIKHDVTQSPVATPQAIAAENRSYQELKSRIHQKLLDRVDLALMESLPRELLQEELKVLVERLLSEETLAINEAERKSLVRDIQHEVLGLGPIETLLADSTLSDILVNTHRQVYVERAGKLELTDVRFESDAHLMKIIDKIVSGIGRRVDESSPMVDARLPDGSRVNAIIPPLAIDGPILSIRRFAVTPLAMDDIIRGKSLTPEMAQIIGGLIKAKVNVLISGGTGTGKTTLLNILSGFIPHSERIITIEDAAELQLQQPHVVRLETRPPNIEGKGEVPQRLLVINSLRMRPDRIILGEVRGAEAFDMLQAMNTGHEGSLTTVHANTPRDALTRLENMIGMTGLNLPPKAMRQQISSALTAVIHVSRLTDGKRKVTSIEEITGMEGEIITMQQIFAFEQTGVAEDGTVLGHFRATGIRPKFTDRLITRGIKISDEIFDPTKLYE is encoded by the coding sequence ATGTCATTACGAGACAGGCTGGAAAACATTAAACATGACGTTACGCAGTCGCCGGTGGCGACGCCACAGGCGATAGCAGCTGAAAACCGCTCCTACCAGGAACTGAAATCCCGCATCCATCAGAAACTGCTGGACCGCGTCGATCTGGCGCTCATGGAAAGCTTGCCGCGGGAGCTGCTTCAGGAAGAGCTCAAGGTGCTGGTGGAGCGTCTGCTCTCGGAAGAGACCTTGGCGATCAACGAAGCCGAGCGCAAGAGCCTGGTGCGGGACATCCAGCATGAGGTGCTGGGATTGGGGCCGATCGAGACCTTGCTGGCGGACTCGACCCTTTCCGACATTCTCGTCAACACCCATCGTCAGGTGTATGTGGAGCGTGCGGGCAAGCTGGAACTGACCGACGTGCGCTTCGAGAGCGATGCCCACCTGATGAAGATCATCGACAAGATCGTGTCGGGCATCGGCCGGCGCGTCGACGAATCCAGCCCGATGGTGGATGCGCGGCTGCCGGACGGCTCGCGGGTGAATGCGATCATCCCGCCGCTGGCGATAGACGGGCCTATCCTGTCTATCCGCCGCTTTGCCGTCACGCCGCTGGCTATGGACGACATCATCCGCGGCAAGAGCCTGACGCCGGAGATGGCGCAAATCATCGGGGGCCTGATCAAGGCGAAAGTGAACGTATTGATTTCCGGCGGCACGGGAACCGGCAAGACTACCCTGCTGAACATCCTATCCGGTTTTATCCCCCATTCCGAACGCATCATCACCATCGAGGACGCGGCAGAACTGCAGTTGCAGCAGCCCCATGTAGTGCGTCTGGAGACGCGGCCACCCAACATCGAGGGCAAGGGCGAGGTACCCCAGCGGTTGCTGGTGATAAACAGCCTGCGCATGCGCCCGGATCGCATCATCCTCGGGGAGGTGCGCGGCGCCGAGGCCTTTGACATGCTCCAGGCGATGAATACCGGTCACGAAGGTTCGCTGACTACGGTCCATGCCAACACTCCGCGCGATGCGCTGACCCGCCTGGAGAACATGATCGGGATGACAGGATTGAATCTGCCGCCCAAGGCCATGCGCCAGCAGATCAGTTCGGCGCTTACCGCGGTGATCCATGTGTCCCGCCTGACCGATGGCAAGCGCAAGGTCACCAGCATCGAGGAGATCACCGGGATGGAGGGCGAAATCATCACCATGCAGCAGATATTCGCCTTCGAGCAAACCGGCGTGGCCGAGGATGGGACGGTGCTGGGGCATTTCCGCGCCACCGGCATCCGTCCCAAGTTCACCGATCGTTTGATCACTCGCGGCATCAAGATCTCAGACGAGATCTTCGATCCCACCAAGCTGTACGAATAG
- a CDS encoding type II secretion system F family protein, with amino-acid sequence MDYIYYLFVVLAFIAVVLFLEGAYLAWNAYKGPEAKRIERRLRAMSAEAHEGENLSIVKKRLLAETPELDRLLLEIPRIHHLDRLLLQSGLTLNVAGFLRFTFMGALAGFILATVFGLPLLAVIAATVAAGGLPLYYVLKAKHKRLATFEQQLPDALDLMGRALRAGHAFPSALKMVGDEMPEPVAGEFRTTFDELNYGIGLQDALQNLAVRAPSDDLRYFVIAVLIQRETGGNLTELLDSISKLIRARLNLMGTIQVLSAEGRLSAWILGILPFVMAFYMNMANPKLMSLLWTDPVGLKLVWGMLVIMLIGAYWMRRVIRIHV; translated from the coding sequence GTGGACTATATCTACTATCTGTTTGTCGTCCTCGCCTTCATCGCGGTGGTGCTGTTCCTGGAAGGGGCCTATCTTGCCTGGAACGCCTACAAAGGACCCGAGGCGAAGCGGATCGAGCGGCGCTTGCGCGCCATGTCTGCCGAAGCTCATGAAGGTGAGAACCTGTCCATCGTCAAGAAACGCCTGCTTGCCGAAACGCCGGAACTGGATCGCCTGCTGCTGGAGATCCCGCGCATCCACCATCTGGACCGGCTGTTGCTGCAATCCGGTTTGACGCTGAACGTGGCCGGTTTTTTGCGCTTCACCTTCATGGGGGCGCTGGCGGGTTTCATTCTGGCAACCGTTTTTGGCTTGCCGCTGCTCGCGGTTATCGCGGCGACAGTGGCGGCGGGCGGCTTGCCCCTGTATTACGTGCTGAAGGCGAAGCACAAGCGTTTGGCTACCTTTGAGCAACAGCTGCCGGACGCGCTGGATCTGATGGGCCGCGCTTTGCGGGCCGGGCATGCCTTTCCAAGCGCGTTGAAGATGGTGGGCGACGAGATGCCGGAGCCCGTGGCGGGGGAATTCCGCACCACCTTCGACGAACTCAATTACGGCATCGGCCTCCAGGATGCGTTGCAGAATCTCGCCGTTCGCGCGCCCAGCGACGATCTGCGCTACTTCGTCATCGCGGTGCTGATCCAGCGCGAAACCGGGGGCAATCTGACGGAACTGCTGGATAGCATCAGCAAGCTGATCCGTGCGCGCCTGAATCTGATGGGAACCATTCAAGTGCTCTCCGCCGAGGGCCGTTTGTCCGCATGGATATTGGGAATATTACCGTTCGTGATGGCCTTTTACATGAACATGGCCAATCCCAAATTGATGAGCTTGTTGTGGACCGATCCGGTCGGTCTGAAATTGGTGTGGGGCATGCTGGTGATCATGCTCATCGGGGCTTATTGGATGCGGCGCGTAATCAGGATCCACGTATGA
- a CDS encoding pyruvate formate lyase family protein — MNELSAINQSTSSRESAWEGFAEGPWQSAIDTQDFIARNIRPWTGDASFLADATDKTKRLMVKVEEVLRAERDAGGVLGASLEPSAILSHAPGFIDRENETIFGLQTEAPLKRGIHPRGGLRVVKQALAEHDLEALPAQVEKAFSSWAKTHNQAVFDAYPADVLAARKAMIITGLPDAYGRGRLIGDFRRVALYGVDVLERAKRADKAALGAKDELSAEDIEALGELGEQIRAFEELKALGLAHGADLSRPALNAKEAFQWLYLAYLAAAKQSDGAATSIGRIGGFLDIYIERDMERGLLDEAGAQELWDQLTIKLRLIRFMRTKAFDELFSGDPTWVTISLGGMGSDGRPLCSKSDFRVLHCLSTLGPSPEPNLTVLWSQGLPDGFKKFVTKMSIASRAIQVENDDLIRPEHGSDAAISCCVSPMAVGKSMQYFGARCNLLKTLLHAINGGRDELSGDVCAPGFEPVAGDYLEFEDVKARFEAMMKRTAKVYMKALNIIHQSHDLHAYEAIQFALHDTDLHRTMACGIAGLSHVADSLSAIKYGKVRVIRDASGLITGYVNEGGAFPRYGNNDARADDLAVWAAQTFMAELRKLKARRNAVVTQSALTITSNVVYGQHTGSSPDGRVGGTPFAPGANPSNGAELNGFVAAGASVARIPFSDCADGISWTVSFAPSSLGRTPEERVDNLASFCDGYMGMGGYHANLNVIDRETLIDADKHPEKYPNLCVRVSGYCVLFHRLTPAQRQDVISRTFHAR; from the coding sequence ATGAACGAATTAAGTGCGATCAATCAATCGACAAGCTCCCGCGAGAGCGCATGGGAAGGCTTTGCCGAAGGCCCGTGGCAGTCGGCGATCGACACCCAGGACTTCATCGCCAGGAACATCCGCCCCTGGACGGGCGACGCTTCCTTCCTGGCCGACGCTACCGACAAGACCAAGCGCCTTATGGTCAAGGTGGAAGAAGTGCTGCGCGCCGAGCGCGATGCCGGCGGCGTGCTGGGGGCCAGCCTCGAGCCGAGCGCGATCCTTTCGCATGCACCCGGCTTCATCGACAGAGAGAACGAGACCATCTTCGGCCTGCAGACGGAAGCGCCGCTCAAGCGTGGCATTCATCCGCGCGGCGGATTGCGCGTGGTCAAGCAGGCCTTGGCCGAGCATGACCTGGAGGCGTTGCCCGCCCAGGTCGAGAAGGCGTTCAGCAGCTGGGCGAAGACCCACAACCAGGCCGTCTTCGACGCCTACCCTGCTGACGTGCTGGCCGCGCGCAAGGCCATGATCATCACCGGCCTGCCGGACGCCTACGGCCGCGGCCGCCTCATCGGCGATTTCCGCCGCGTCGCCCTCTACGGGGTCGATGTGCTGGAGCGCGCCAAACGGGCCGACAAGGCCGCCCTCGGCGCCAAGGACGAATTGAGTGCGGAGGACATCGAGGCGCTGGGCGAACTCGGCGAACAGATCCGCGCTTTTGAAGAGCTCAAGGCGCTCGGGCTGGCTCATGGAGCCGACCTCTCCCGACCCGCCCTGAACGCGAAAGAGGCCTTCCAGTGGCTCTATCTCGCCTACCTCGCGGCAGCCAAGCAGAGCGATGGCGCGGCCACTTCCATCGGCCGCATCGGCGGCTTCCTCGACATCTACATCGAGCGCGACATGGAGCGCGGCCTGCTGGACGAGGCCGGCGCGCAGGAACTGTGGGACCAGCTGACCATCAAGCTGCGCCTCATCCGCTTCATGCGCACCAAGGCCTTCGACGAGCTATTCTCGGGCGACCCGACGTGGGTCACCATCAGCCTGGGCGGCATGGGATCGGACGGCAGGCCTCTGTGCTCCAAGTCCGATTTCCGCGTGCTGCATTGCCTCTCCACGCTGGGGCCGTCGCCGGAACCCAACCTGACCGTGCTCTGGTCGCAGGGCCTGCCCGACGGCTTCAAGAAGTTCGTGACCAAGATGTCCATCGCGTCGCGCGCCATCCAGGTCGAGAACGACGACCTGATCCGCCCCGAGCATGGCTCCGACGCGGCGATCTCCTGCTGCGTCTCGCCGATGGCGGTGGGCAAGTCGATGCAGTATTTCGGCGCGCGCTGCAACCTGCTGAAGACGCTGCTGCATGCCATCAACGGCGGGCGCGATGAATTGAGCGGCGACGTGTGCGCTCCGGGGTTCGAGCCTGTTGCCGGCGACTATCTGGAATTCGAGGACGTGAAGGCGCGCTTCGAGGCGATGATGAAGAGGACCGCCAAGGTGTACATGAAGGCGCTCAACATCATCCACCAGTCGCACGACCTGCATGCCTACGAGGCCATCCAGTTCGCGCTGCACGACACCGACCTGCATCGCACCATGGCCTGCGGCATCGCCGGCCTGTCGCATGTCGCCGATTCCCTCTCCGCCATCAAATACGGCAAGGTGCGCGTGATCCGCGATGCGAGCGGACTCATCACCGGCTATGTGAACGAGGGCGGCGCCTTCCCGCGCTACGGCAACAACGACGCGCGAGCCGACGACCTGGCGGTGTGGGCCGCGCAGACCTTCATGGCCGAACTGCGCAAGCTCAAGGCGCGGCGCAATGCGGTGGTGACGCAGAGCGCGCTCACCATCACCTCCAACGTCGTGTACGGCCAACACACCGGCTCCAGCCCCGACGGTCGCGTCGGCGGCACGCCGTTCGCGCCGGGCGCCAATCCTTCCAACGGCGCCGAGCTCAACGGCTTCGTGGCCGCGGGCGCGTCGGTAGCCCGGATTCCGTTCAGCGATTGCGCGGACGGCATCTCGTGGACCGTCTCGTTCGCCCCGTCCTCGCTGGGCAGGACGCCGGAGGAGCGCGTGGACAACCTCGCCAGCTTCTGCGACGGCTATATGGGCATGGGCGGCTACCACGCCAACCTCAACGTAATCGACCGTGAAACGCTCATCGACGCGGACAAGCATCCGGAGAAGTATCCCAACCTGTGTGTGCGCGTGTCGGGCTACTGCGTGCTGTTCCACCGCCTAACACCGGCACAGCGCCAGGACGTGATCAGCCGCACCTTCCACGCGCGCTGA